A single Anopheles arabiensis isolate DONGOLA chromosome 2, AaraD3, whole genome shotgun sequence DNA region contains:
- the LOC120902257 gene encoding mucin-19 isoform X1: MSSGDNDLAAFDGRRIQREVSDERTQQVASVVGDSALLATSISIPKQPVHYLDNQQQQQPDEWATVVRSYSEANLKHDANAIVMDGSFQQQHHAIISTHRATVDRKSPAWPPGSSLHAAAPNATSAQYVEHSEPRALTEGNGVLAPDGSLLNAAPHTDSVKQVIDHSTSSGSGSNSVMRDPQESHHRAAPSAAPLGEVESGEDDSDCVVVPSTERKVEPLKINLARDREPIRTVIKLTSGAAGSGGPDHFQQLSPTIRDVPGSPKITIKPPKPPPSMVAENPSISGLAAAASSSAGSSATLTGTEHHGNNCVGYSAVLPAYSSIPKLTIKPIINPADEPTATEGSSSATGTAAAAAATVEQMHIIPKLLIKGSASSLEASHGRDGAVEPHIVPKLTIRGVNNHNHHHHHHQQQSPLDTATYPSDGLPSVGESRGESSGTGSPTPLVPKLTIKMDNHHPHHHHHHHHHNSLRVKEAADGVEAGVPGGPIPKLHIKTNQQDGTTTAVNSSLSAGANCSTSATLGSSPVLTSLEGVKVTIKPLPEPPKLPKLTIKTTGLGTVAETSDVSMVSSTSNSFSPKLLPSVVGCSGEQLQHHSVGAGGAPGVSQLLQQHQSQQPASPSDQHSNISSSSIPKLTIKPMPPKETTQNCSAEGSSSAGTAELPPTVPKLTIKPILPPAKQSGEDSSSSSETSINSLESSPISSCSSAPTSAAVTTSPTTALRMTIKVPSSAPHQQQQHETNPAGHSASTALAGSPTSSAAAGGAAVVTRLNIKPILPPPPQTNAELMSGTVHATDRSLLTSDDGDSTPPSCDDSHKPIVIPKVTIKTLANPRGQETEILSTPKVTLKPIPKPQDDAAGSPVERHPPLANNTGHSPTNSAAAGMPDGTDSPRIILKINKGSSSTTTSTTSAEQLEGAALDAAQPTSVAPAGGSISILANELKRPAASAMGGTATLSSSGSSSSVSCASSTSVSASATSSSAGSDPASPSSGGGGDQGEPGSPEVKKSKLDHTQLKLSQQMQDALEQQKGLLRQSMLQSQHQYQLQTAPNAELGRRQPTVATGATMSNSAVADVIVIDDDSKSENEAPRQEGGAREKFATVRAPHPSAGDPLALNDRELAERMYPASLLADGGAVAAPSPRSRRTRGTPRGAARQSRRGRGAAGSAAAAAAAAAAAAARQQELDASAAVSQLLGLLAQDDPEEGSSSDCMIVDEPARALNSNAPTSSSAAGLRESLTLESLLRGGSKPSAASLSGGGSSFYSSVPMAGGGGGEVEKNGTASNSSIGSVTSSVSSSVAAPALATPAGVASGRTPAAGVRMSTRRGAGQLLKDALSNKHQDRDSGVDEARTDGECGGGATPSKRPRGRPKKQSVDVATETNGGGNSNSVDGSTNDNNVLLAMAMMGGADGGPALLRPEDRALLGAQQLMEGIMPLPRTPARTPRTRGRGRGRGRGKLSLADGAASMFGGTPIAGASPVDGNVDPLFIGTPNSHDPSADAMQGFQLLFGHLQTPRGAGGSARSRGGRRGAGSRGPRTPRGGRGAAKAAMAAMLAAASATPPADLVGSFADLTAAEEAAKSQLLDALQQQQEQLLQQQMPLSPVGAAMVDVTPKPRGRGRGTRGTSGMVSRRKGVRGSAKAGRGRKALELESPMLLGVGGGGGNAASELHSGPTVPGDSKNNAIFMTPMAGGLDPNRPKLHMRALKTPKNEIKTNTPPSSAENTPSAGVTPSRTTPTVDGTGGTPGGLQVFEEDTRMSGDFNFTTPVRLLSTGDGCLQQNEESQSSYLSSTSVTLDATNQTLPSAATGAPADGKPGAELGTAEANVSEAPKEAISGVTSAGNSNSSSSRRPNKGKMEVLDAHRAQFTVDLLAEYEWPPPSPGTRGADTFMIQEQIAEYLGVKSFKRKYPDLMRRPVDMEERNFILEQGLASEKMCDLGLTAVYASEILDIMCADYPDKYEEYTRYTREKHFRELSNRQRQQQEAISAVVAAAPVDRAQLAKEKAIESAANWNCSFNKERRESRRACMDLQTYVVQVPKRQELTRPEGHQQTTPKAQPTNYPVALVPGQFSEYYTTYTPEELACYPINTVLLDPFELQEIVSSERYRKLVAAEEARLLQDDSSSSSSDSDSDDSSSSTDSDTSSGSSGSSSSSSSDDEAEGGRSRRAASSSGSSSSDNEGDGNVSVKKELRRQKRKGRPSAADGGKGNMAESTPAVPSAAVAATPVRRSSRTMSAGVPVVAPPTVVCKEPTDSDDSDVPLIAVKKKNNLATGGTVPSAGGGKRMQETVVTPVKRPPLNPFLCAVCMGPENKNKYSKPELFVRCTRCRRKAHPSCIGMSSVMYKRVQQYKWQCSECKLCMKCNRQPAAIDSKMVYCDQCDRGYHLACKGLRNLPEGRWHCNICTICGLCGAQTPEGHPNPHLSAQQRQQLAMVAEWTHEYGLNSLTNIREHLRTLCVPCVRQRKQSQQQQQQQQQPVPPKGNSENVAMLNHNNNNNTEPRKLLSGTTQGVSGIRPSPVVSGPGGVVSMKPQ, encoded by the exons ATGAGCAGTGGCGACAACGATCTGGCAGCATTTGATGGACGAAGGATTCAGCGCGAAGTGTCGGACGAGCGGACGCAACAAGTAGCCAGTGTTGTTGGGGACAGTGCACTACTAGCGACTTCTATTAGCATCCCAAAGCAACCAGTACATTACCTAGacaaccagcagcaacagcagcccgACGAATGGGCAACGGTAGTACGATCATACAGCGAAGCGAATCTTAAGCACGATGCTAATGCGATTGTAATGGATGGTTCTtttcaacagcaacaccacGCGATTATTAGCACACACCGAGCAACCGTCGACAGGAAATCGCCTGCGTGGCCACCAGGGTCCTCCCTCCATGCTGCAGCACCGAACGCGACCAGCGCACAGTATGTGGAGCATTCCGAACCGCGCGCTTTAACGGAAGGTAACGGTGTGCTCGCACCGGACGGATCGCTACTGAACGCAGcgccacacacagacagcgtGAAGCAAGTGATTGATCATAGCacgagcagcggcagcggtagCAATAGCGTCATGCGCGATCCTCAGGAATCTCATCACCGGGCAGCTCCGTCGGCAGCACCGCTCGGGGAGGTCGAATCGGGCGAGGACGACAGCGACTGCGTGGTCGTACCGTCCACCGAGCGGAAGGTGGAaccgttaaaaattaaccttgCCCGCGACCGGGAACCGATCCGGACAGTCATCAAGCTAACGTCCGGTGCCGCCGGCTCCGGTGGGCCGGATCACTTTCAGCAGCTGTCACCCACGATCCGGGACGTGCCCGGTTCGCCCAAGATCACCATTAAGCCTCCGAAGCCACCGCCGTCCATGGTGGCAGAAAACCCGTCGATCAGCGGGCTAGCAGCGGCAGCGTCATCGTCGGCCGGATCGTCCGCCACGCTGACCGGTACCGAGCATCACGGAAACAATTGTGTCGGCTACAGTGCGGTTTTACCTGCGTATAGCAGCATTCCAAAGCTTACCATTAAACCGATCATCAATCCGGCCGACGAGCCGACCGCTACGGAAGGATCATCGTCGGCGACGGgtacggcggcggcggcggcggccacaGTAGAGCAAATGCATATTATTCCTAAGTTACTCATCAAGGGTTCCGCTTCCTCGCTGGAGGCAAGCCACGGCCGGGACGGAGCGGTGGAACCACACATTGTGCCTAAGCTAACGATACGTGGCGTTAATAAccacaaccatcatcatcatcatcaccaacaGCAGAGTCCGCTGGACACAGCGACCTACCCCAGCGATGGACTACCCTCGGTCGGGGAGAGCCGGGGGGAGAGCAGTGGAACCGGCTCGCCAACGCCGCTAGTTCCGAAGCTAACGATTAAGATGGACAACCACCatccgcatcatcatcaccatcaccaccatcacaacaGTTTGCGCGTGAAGGAGGCAGCGGACGGTGTTGAGGCAGGCGTCCCCGGTGGCCCGATTCCAAAGCTGCACATAAAGACGAACCAGCAGGACGGAACAACGACTGCGGTTAATAGCTCCCTGTCGGCCGGTGCGAACTGTAGCACCTCTGCTACACTCGGGTCTTCCCCGGTGCTGACCAGCTTGGAGGGCGTCAAAGTTACCATCAAACCACTCCCGGAGCCACCGAAGCTGCCAAAGCTAACGATCAAGACCACTGGCCTCGGCACGGTGGCGGAAACGAGCGACGTTTCGATGGTGTCTTCGACGAGCAATAGCTTCTCGCCCAAGCTGCTTCCTTCCGTGGTCGGCTGTTCCGgcgagcagctgcagcaccaTTCGGTTGGGGCGGGCGGTGCGCCAGGCGTTTCTCAACTGCTGCAGCAACACCAATCCCAGCAACCGGCTTCCCCGAGCGATCAGCACTCCAACATCAGCTCTAGCTCGATCCCAAAGCTGACGATCAAGCCGATGCCGCCGAAGGAGACCACCCAAAACTGTTCCGCGGAAGGCAGCAGTAGTGCCGGAACGGCGGAATTGCCACCCACTGTACCGAAGCTGACGATTAAACCGATTCTGCCACCGGCGAAGCAATCCGGTGAGGACAGCAGCAGTTCCAGTGAGACCAGTATTAACTCTCTCGAATCATCGCCCATTTCATCGTGCTCGTCGGCACCGACGTCGGCCGCGGTAACGACCTCCCCGACGACGGCACTGAGAATGACAATCAAGGTACCTTCTTCAGCtccacaccagcagcagcagcacgaaacTAACCCTGCGGGACACTCGGCGAGCACAGCACTGGCCGGGTCGCCCACTTCATCCGCAGCGGCTGGTGGTGCCGCGGTTGTCACAAGGCTTAACATCAAACCGATTCTGCCTCCTCCTCCCCAAACAAACGCGGAACTGATGTCTGGCACAGTGCATGCCACGGACCGCTCGCTGCTGACGTCAGACGATGGTGATTCGACTCCGCCTTCGTGTGACGATTCGCATAAACCGATCGTCATACCGAAGGTGACAATCAAAACGCTAGCCAATCCGCGTGGCCAGGAGACGGAAATCTTATCCACGCCCAAGGTGACCTTGAAACCGATCCCGAAACCGCAGGACGATGCTGCAGGCAGTCCGGTCGAGCGTCATCCGCCGCTGGCCAACAATACCGGCCACTCGCCGACGAACAGTGCCGCTGCCGGTATGCCCGATGGGACGGATTCGCCgagaattattttaaaaattaacaaagGCTCCTCGTCGACGACGACATCGACGACAAGCGCGGAACAGCTGGAAGGTGCCGCACTGGACGCTGCACAGCCAACGAGTGTAGCTCCAGCGGGCGGCAGCATTTCCATACTAGCGAACGAGCTGAAACGACCGGCCGCTAGTGCGATGGGAGGCACCGCAACGCTCTCCTCGTCTGGCTCATCCTCGTCGGTATCGTGCGCGTCGTCGACCTCCGTTTCGGCATCGGCCACATCATCGTCCGCCGGGTCGGATCCTGCCTCGCCGTCctccggtggtggcggtgatcAGGGCGAACCCGGGTCGCCCGAGGTGAAGAAGAGCAAGCTCGATCACACGCAGCTGAAGCTGTCCCAGCAGATGCAGGACGCACTGGAGCAGCAGAAGGGCCTGCTGCGCCAGTCGATGCTTCAATCGCAGCACCAATATCAGCTACAGACAGCACCAAACGCGGAACTGGGCCGGCGGCAACCAACGGTCGCAACCGGCGCCACAATGTCGAACAGTGCCGTGGCCGATGTGATTGTGATAGACGACGACAGTAAGTCGGAGAACGAAGCGCCGAGGCAGGAGGGTGGTGCTAGGGAAAAGTTTGCCACTGTACGAGCCCCCCACCCGTCCGCCGGTGATCCGTTGGCCCTCAACGATAGGGAGCTGGCCGAACGAATGTACCCCGCATCGTTGCTTGCCGACGGTGGCGCTGTTGCCGCGCCGTCCCCCAGATCGAGACGCACGCGAGGGACACCACGCGGTGCTGCTCGGCAATCGCGAAGGGGTCGCGGTGCTGCTGGatcagccgccgccgccgccgctgccgcagcagctgctgcagcgagACAGCAGGAGCTGGATGCTAGTGCTGCCGTATCGCAGCTGCTGGGGCTGCTGGCACAAGACGATCCCGAGGAAGGCTCCAGCTCCGACTGCATGATAGTAGATGAGCCGGCGCGCGCACTGAACTCGAACGCACCGACATCCTCCTCCGCGGCCGGGCTGCGTGAAAGCTTAACGCTTGAAAGTCTGCTGCGCGGCGGTTCGAAACCATCGGCTGCATCGCTGAGCGGAGGGGGCAGTAGCTTCTACAGCAGCGTCCCGATggctggcggtggcggtggcgagGTCGAGAAGAATGGCACCGCCAGCAACAGTTCGATCGGCAGCGTCACCAGCTCGGTTAGCAGCTCCGTCGCGGCACCGGCTTTGGCGACGCCGGCGGGAGTGGCGAGCGGCCGGACGCCGGCTGCCGGAGTGCGCATGAGTACGCGCCGTGGCGCTGGGCAGCTGCTGAAGGATGCACTCAGCAACAAGCACCAGGACCGGGACTCGGGCGTGGACGAGGCGCGCACGGACGGCGAGTGCGGTGGTGGGGCTACGCCTTCCAAGAGGCCGCGCGGGCGCCCCAAGAAACAATCCGTCGATGTCGCGACGGAAACGAACGGCGGCGGGAACAGCAACTCAGTGGACGGTAGCACCAACGACAACAACGTGCTGCTGGCGATGGCAATGATGGGAGGCGCCGATGGCGGTCCCGCACTGCTACGACCGGAGGATCGGGCGTTGCTTGGCGCGCAGCAGTTGATGGAAGGTATAATGCCACTGCCCAGGACGCCGGCACGGACGCCAAG GACAAGAGGACGTGGGCGAGGCAGAGGTCGAGGAAAGCTGAGTTTGGCGGACGGTGCAGCCAGTATGTTTGGCGGGACGCCCATAGCTGGAGCATCACCTGTCGATGGAAATGTAGATCCATTGTTTATCG GCACGCCAAACAGCCACGATCCTTCCGCGGATGCAATGCAAGGCTTTCAGCTGTTGTTCGGTCACCTTCAAACGCCCCgcggtgctggtggtagtGCACGCTCGCGGGGCGGCAGACGGGGCGCCGGTTCGCGAGGACCCCGCACACCCAGGGGCGGTCGTGGGGCGGCAAAGGCAGCAATGGCAGCAATGCTGGCCGCTGCTAGTGCCACACCACCGGCCGATCTCGTTGGTTCGTTTGCGGATTTAACGGCAGCGGAGGAGGCGGCAAAGAGCCAGCTGCTcgatgcgctgcagcagcaacaggagcAGCTACTGCAACAGCAGATGCCACTTTCGCCGGTAGGCGCTGCTATGGTGGACGTGACGCCAAAACCGAGAGGCCGTGGACGAGGGACGCGCGGCACCAGTGGTATGGTGAGCAGACGGAAAGGGGTACGAGGAAGCGCTAAAGCAGGCCGGGGACGGAAGGCTCTGGAGCTGGAGTCGCCGATGCtgcttggtgttggtggtggtggcggtaatGCTGCCAGCGAGTTACATTCGGGACCAACCGTACCCGGTGACAGCAAGAACAACGCCATCTTCATGACACCGATGGCGGGAGGTTTG GATCCCAACCGACCGAAGCTGCATATGCGTGCACTGAAAACGCCGAAAAATGAGATCAAAACCAACACACCGCCATCGAGCGCGGAAAACACGCCGTCTGCTGGCGTCACGCCTTCGCGCACGACGCCAACCGTGGATGGTACCGGCGGCACGCCCGGTGGGCTGCAGGTGTTCGAGGAGGATACCCGCATGAGCGGAGACTTTAACTTCACCACCCCCGTGCGGCTGCTCAGCACCGGTGACGGGTGTTTGCAGCAGAACGAAGAATCCCAAAGCTCGTACCTGAGCAGCACCAGCGTTACGCTGGATGCTACCAACCAAACGTTACCGAGTGCGGCAACGGGTGCCCCGGCGGACGGAAAGCCGGGGGCAGAACTGGGTACGGCGGAGGCAAACGTTTCGGAGGCACCAAAGGAAGCCATCTCGGGTGTGACGTCCgccggcaacagcaacagcagtagcagtcgGCGGCCAAACAAGGGCAAAATGGAGGTGCTCGATGCTCA TCGTGCTCAGTTTACGGTGGACCTGCTGGCCGAGTACGAGTGGCCGCCGCCCAGCCCGGGCACGCGGGGTGCCGACACGTTCATGATACAGGAACAGATCGCGGAGTATTTGGGCGTGAAGAGCTTCAAGCGCAAGTACCCGGACCTGATGCGGCGCCCGGTGGACATGGAGGAGCGCAACTTCATCCTCGAGCAGGGGCTCGCCTCGGAGAAGATGTGCGATCTGGGGCTGACGGCCGTGTACGCCTCGGAAATACTGGACATCATGTGCGCCGACTATCCGGACAAGTACGAAGAGTACACGCGGTACACGCGCGAAAAGCATTTCCGCGAGCTGAGCaaccggcagcggcagcagcaggaagcgaTCAGTGCGGTGGTCGCCGCTGCACCAGTGGATCGCGCACAGCTGGCGAAGGAAAAGGCGATCGAATCGGCTGCTAATTGGAACTGTAGCTTTAACAAAGA ACGGCGAGAATCGAGGCGAGCGTGCATGGATCTGCAAACGTACGTGGTGCAGGTACCGAAGCGACAGGAGCTCACCCGCCCAGAGGGCCACCAGCAAACGACGCCGAAGGCACAGCCCACCAACTATCCGGTGGCGCTTGTACCCGGGCAGTTCAGCGAGTATTACACTACTTACACACCGGAAGAGTTGGC GTGCTATCCAATCAACACAGTGCTGCTGGATCCGTTCGAGTTGCAGGAGATTGTTTCGTCCGAACGCTATCGCAAGCTGGTGGCGGCTGAAGAGGCGCGTCTCCTTCAAGAcgatagcagcagtagcagcagcgatAGTGATAGtgacgacagcagcagcagcaccgacaGTGACACGAGCAGTggaagcagcggcagcagcagcagcagcagcagcgacgatGAAGCGGAAGGGGGGCGAAGTAGACGCGCGGCATCGAGCAGTGGATCGTCCTCGAGCGATAATGAAGGTGACGGTAATGTGAGCGTAAAGAAAGAATTACGTCGTCAGAAGCGCAAAGGACGCCCCAGTGCTGCGGATGGTGGTAAGGGCAACATGGCGGAATCTACTCCTGCCGTTCCTTCGGCGGCCGTTGCCGCTACCCCCGTGAGACGTTCGAGTCGAACGATGAGTGCCGGTGTGCCAGTAGTAGCACCTCCCACTGTCGTGTGTAAAGAACCTACCGATTCAGAT GATTCCGATGTTCCGCTGATTGCCgttaagaagaaaaataatctcGCCACAGGTGGTACGGTACCTTCGGCGGGTGGTGGTAAACGAATGCAGGAAACGGTTGTAACACCGGTGAAACGGCCCCCGTTGAATCCGTTCCTGTGCGCCGTTTGCATGGGTCCGGAGAATAAGAACAAGTACAGTAAACCGGAACTGTTTGTACGCTGCACTCGTTGCCGTCGGAAAG CCCATCCGTCCTGTATCGGTATGTCTTCGGTGATGTATAAACGTGTGCAGCAGTACAAGTGGCAGTGCTCGGAGTGCAAGCTGTGCATGAAATGCAACCGGCAACCGGCAGCAATCGACAGCAAAATGGTGTACTGTGATCAGTGTGACAGAGGATACCATTTGGCTTGCAAGGGGCTTCGCAATTTACCCGAAG GACGATGGCATTGCAACATATGCACCATTTGTGGTTTATGCGGCGCCCAAACGCCCGAAGGTCACCCGAACCCGCACCTTTCCGCCCAGCAACGGCAACAGCTGGCAATGGTCGCCGAATGGACGCACGAGTACGGCTTAAACTCGCTTACGAACATACGGGAGCACCTGCGAACGCTCTGCGTTCCTTGCGTGCGGCAGCGAAAACAatctcagcagcagcagcaacagcagcagcagccagttCCGCCCAAGGGAAACAGCGAAAATGTGGCAATGCTTAAccacaacaataataataacaccgAACCGAGGAAGCTATTGTCAGGAACAACTCAGGGGGTGAGTGGGATAAGGCCATCGCCGGTTGTTAGTGGTCCCGGCGGTGTGGTTTCCATGAAACCACAATAA